A genome region from Hevea brasiliensis isolate MT/VB/25A 57/8 chromosome 9, ASM3005281v1, whole genome shotgun sequence includes the following:
- the LOC110660082 gene encoding uncharacterized protein LOC110660082: MAKKSQRRPIRHERDQSGCMWGLISMFDFRHGRSTKRLLSDRKRGPRHIVAAGNAKNKPFLLTNLDQNSQRIIGGEESVAAVAASKPSVKKLMEEEMFCEKDLKKEINSVEMETKQSTSESGGNKRKNRKRTSRSRSRSCEIYIEDLDAAENLEPEKPCLQNSEKQSNNILDMDDLMEEFCRQIHHTSCLTHDQHDEVHSQPNWKNSDFEEKLSEAIKIFISQRLINGKHVTGDEEIFPSKELKDALRILSSDEELSLKLLQGPKSVMVKYVENLWNAHIGKDNVSKPLSGSNLSGQEIHGLKQSDEVIHGKQRKFFRRKAKSLEKNQSKEIKPSQASNRIVILKPGPIGVQKPETEGRVGSSPESQITIRNKGPNERVGSYFFFTEIKRRLKQAMGKEQQEIAPDGISKRLPNKLQARGDSDKRYKENVGSSPSKDHFFIEKIARPPTGVKKEEKNDKLKECETGLKHEAATYPKERLSNIYVQAKKHLSEMLPTGTGDVDFSSRQVPRTLGRILSLPEYNFSPIGSPGRDWGQSLVTAQMRFSANENFQKQENNVDHLGRMTLNSETELCISYDSTDNKSRASPNRNSSTANELAQDNEVEKILCSVGEGMTSEGDVDIVKVAEIVVQEDGNILDTLSEPSDSSRTRDDQNGDMSEVCDEKRHSVCLEHDLLEQNQASSSAITSPSTSTITKKDDNLEGIVEALERPSPVSVLEPLFIEEEISPARTRFQPAELRIQPQRIQFEEHVPSAADIGTHLKAYIADKESIFEYVKAVLQASGENWDEFYIMSNSSDPLLDPSIFDEVWSFPNQLSYDRKLIFDCINEVLMEVYGRYFGCPLGLSFAKPTIRPAPDMENAIREVWEGVYWYLLPLPLPRTLEQIVKKDMAKTGTWMDLRYDSETIIIEIGEAIFKDLVEETTLSCVNECSESGNPSIAAESKDQGSIDL, translated from the exons ATGGCAAAGAAATCTCAGAGACGCCCCATCCGACATGAAAGGGACCAATCGGGCTGTATGTGGGGTTTAATTAGTATGTTTGACTTCCGCCACGGTCGATCAACTAAGAGGCTGCTTTCAGATAGGAAACGTGGGCCCAGGCATATTGTTG CTGCTGGGAATGCTAAGAATAAGCCTTTCTTGTTAACCAATCTGGATCAAAATTCTCAGCGCATCATT GGTGGTGAAGAGAGTGTAGCAGCAGTTGCTGCTAGTAAGCCAAGTGTGAAGAAACTCATGGAAGAAGAGATGTTCTGTGAGAAAGACTTAAAGAAGGAGATAAACAGTGTTGAAATGGAAACAAAACAGTCTACTTCAGAATCTGGAGGCAACAAAAGGAAAAACCGCAAAAGAACAAGTAGAAGTCGCTCAAGAAGCTGTGAGATATACATAGAAGATCTGGATGCTGCTGAGAACTTGGAACCTGAAAAGCCTTGCCTTCAGAATTCAGAAAAGCAATCTAATAATATTCTTGATATGGATGATTTGATGGAAGAGTTCTGTCGCCAGATTCATCACACTAGTTGCTTAACGCATGATCAGCATGATGAAGTTCACAGCCAACCAAACTGGAAGAATTCTGACTTTGAAGAAAAATTGAGTGAggcaatcaaaatttttataagtcagAGGCTCATCAATGGGAAACATGTTACAGGTGATGAGGAAATATTCCCTTCCAAAGAGCTCAAGGATGCACTCAGGATTCTAAGTTCTGATGAGGAATTATCTCTGAAACTCTTACAAGGTCCAAAGTCGGTAATGGTGAAATATGTTGAGAACTTGTGGAATGCTCACATAGGGAAAGATAACGTCTCCAAGCCACTTTCAGGATCAAACTTGTCAGGACAGGAGATTCATGGCTTAAAACAGTCTGATGAGGTTATCCATGGTAAACAGCGCAAGTTTTTCAGGAGGAAGGCCAAATCTCTAGAAAAGAACCAATCAAAGGAAATTAAACCTTCTCAAGCTTCAAATAGGATTGTCATTTTAAAGCCTGGACCTATAGGAGTGCAAAAACCAGAAACTGAAGGAAGAGTTGGTTCATCTCCAGAATCGCAAATTACCATAAGAAACAAGGGACCAAATGAAAGAGTTGGTTCCTACTTTTTTTTCACTGAAATTAAAAGAAGGTTAAAACAAGCCATGGGGAAAGAGCAACAAGAGATCGCTCCTGATGGCATTTCAAAGAGATTACCTAACAAACTTCAAGCTAGGGGAGATAGTGATAAAAGATATAAAGAGAATGTTGGAAGTTCTCCAAGTAAGGACCACTTCTTTATTGAAAAAATTGCCAGGCCTCCAACTGGTGTCAAAAAGGAAGAGAAGAATGACAAGTTGAAAGAATGTGAAACAGGTTTGAAGCATGAAGCTGCTACTTATCCCAAGGAAAGATTATCTAACATTTATGTCCAGGCCAAGAAGCATCTCTCTGAGATGCTTCCCACTGGGACTGGGGATGTGGATTTTTCAAGCAGACAGGTTCCAAGAACCCTAGGGAGGATTCTTTCTCTTCCTGAGTACAATTTCTCTCCCATTGGCAGTCCTGGAAGGGATTGGGGGCAAAGCCTTGTTACTGCACAGATGAGATTTTCTGCCAATGAAAATTTTCAGAAGCAAGAAAACAATGTTGACCATCTTGGTCGAATGACACTAAACTCAGAGACTGAGTTGTGTATTTCTTATGACAgtactgataataaatcaagaGCCTCTCCAAACCGAAATTCAAGCACAGCAAATGAACTCGCCCAGGATAATGAAGTGGAGAAAATCTTGTGTTCTGTTGGAGAGGGGATGACTTCAGAAG GTGATGTGGATATTGTAAAAGTAGCTGAAATTGTAGTACAAGAAGACGGCAATATCTTGGATACTCTTTCTGAACCAAGTGACTCTTCCAGGACTAGAGATGACCAAAATGGTGACATGTCTGAAGTTTGTGATGAAAAAAGACATTCTGTATGCTTGGAACAT GATTTACTTGAACAGAACCAAGCTTCATCTTCTGCAATAACATCCCCATCTACCTCTACAATCACCAAGAAGGATGACAATCTAGAAGGTATTGTAGAAGCATTAGAGCGGCCAAGTCCTGTATCTGTCCTTGAGCCACTTTTCATAGAGGAGGAAATCAGCCCAGCAAGAACCAGATTCCAACCTG CTGAACTGCGAATTCAACCCCAAAGAATTCAGTTTGAAGAGCATGTCCCTTCAGCTGCTGATATAGGCACTCATTTGAAAGCTTATATAGCAGACAAGGAATCAATATTTGAATATGTGAAAGCAGTGCTGCAAGCCTCTGGAGAGAATTGGGATGAGTTCTATATCATGTCCAATTCTTCTGACCCACTTCTTGACCCATCAATATTTGATGAGGTATGGTCCTTTCCGAACCAGCTTTCTTATGACAGGAAACTTatctttgattgtattaatgAAGTTCTCATGGAGGTATATGGGCGCTATTTTGGTTGCCCCCTTGGGTTATCATTTGCAAAACCTACCATCCGACCTGCGCCAGACATGGAAAATGCTATTCGTGAGGTATGGGAAGGAGTGTATTGGTATCTCCTCCCATTGCCACTACCTCGTACATTAGAGCAGATAGTCAAGAAAGACATGGCTAAAACTGGGACATGGATGGACCTTCGATATGATAGTGAAACTATCATCATTGAGATCGGTGAAGCCATTTTTAAAGATCTGGTGGAAGAAACTACGTTAAGCTGTGTAAATGAATGTTCAGAAAGTGGAAATCCTTCAATTGCAGCTGAATCGAAGGATCAGGGTAGCATCGATTTGTAA